In Azotosporobacter soli, a genomic segment contains:
- the atoS gene encoding two-component system sensor histidine kinase AtoS, protein MRMPWLHTLRFRLLIVTLIIVTVPIMLTGYMLKVKTADALLAEKQEKLFGLTRLLDTALGHDFEEVLAETEQTLSREEKIRQLNQRLSVYTDRIAAASPGVGVGYYSRELDAIITYGPSEEYAATVGRSIEANHPGRRVMQSGQQAVESGSQVRGRIMNAMLPISRDGKVIGYIWANELTDNVEAQLAVIERGIFGAVACGILVALSLSLGLTHRLVNEVTTIKGGLEEMQFDLRKTIAPLEGEMGEISLAINGMAQSLLNSRGLTENIMFSIADGIITVNNQGNITMMNRAAQELTGFAPEEVVGRFYKDMFQSHPEFHSWLLDTLESGANHIGMAMEYPVKHGTSHISASTTRLKNSREEIIGAVVVFKDLTEQHRLQEQVQRAEKLATLGELMAGVAHEIRNPLTAIKGFVQYLSETDSEEERQEYMPIISKEVDRINAVIEEMLYFSKPCPLRRRLLDFNAVVAATLLLVDNKARRGKVVFVRHLAEGLPEVEGDEEQLRQLLLNLVMNAVQATAAGGTVAVRTWRKAEQLCLQVSDNGSGILPENLAQVYDPFFTTKQNGTGLGLAVVQRILSSHGGRMELESVWGHGTTVLVYLPLTQGGSKDGRETIPHFDRR, encoded by the coding sequence ATGAGGATGCCATGGCTGCACACGCTGCGTTTTCGTTTGTTGATTGTCACGTTGATCATCGTCACCGTACCGATCATGCTGACTGGTTATATGCTAAAGGTCAAGACAGCGGACGCACTGCTGGCGGAAAAACAGGAGAAGCTGTTCGGCTTGACCCGCCTTTTGGACACGGCGCTGGGGCATGATTTTGAGGAGGTATTGGCGGAGACGGAGCAGACGCTCAGCCGGGAAGAAAAAATACGGCAGCTCAATCAGCGGTTGTCGGTCTATACCGACCGGATTGCGGCCGCGTCGCCGGGCGTCGGCGTCGGCTATTACAGCCGCGAACTGGATGCGATCATCACGTACGGCCCGAGTGAAGAGTACGCAGCGACGGTCGGACGTTCGATCGAAGCAAACCATCCGGGGCGGCGCGTGATGCAAAGCGGGCAGCAGGCGGTGGAGTCGGGCTCGCAGGTGCGCGGCAGGATCATGAATGCGATGCTGCCGATCAGTCGCGACGGAAAGGTGATCGGCTATATCTGGGCCAACGAACTGACCGATAACGTAGAAGCGCAACTGGCGGTAATCGAACGCGGTATTTTCGGCGCGGTGGCCTGCGGCATTTTGGTGGCGCTCTCGCTTTCGCTCGGTCTGACGCATCGCCTGGTCAATGAGGTGACGACGATCAAGGGTGGGCTCGAAGAAATGCAGTTCGACCTGCGCAAAACGATCGCGCCGCTCGAAGGCGAGATGGGAGAGATTTCCCTGGCGATCAATGGGATGGCGCAGTCGCTGCTTAATTCGCGCGGTCTGACGGAGAACATCATGTTCAGTATTGCCGATGGCATCATCACGGTGAACAATCAGGGGAACATCACGATGATGAACCGGGCCGCGCAGGAGCTGACAGGCTTTGCGCCGGAAGAAGTGGTCGGCCGTTTTTATAAGGATATGTTCCAGAGCCATCCGGAGTTCCACAGCTGGCTGCTCGATACGCTGGAGAGCGGCGCCAACCATATCGGCATGGCGATGGAGTATCCGGTGAAGCACGGCACCAGTCATATCAGCGCCAGCACGACGCGGCTCAAGAACAGCCGGGAGGAGATCATCGGCGCGGTGGTGGTCTTTAAGGATCTGACGGAGCAGCACCGGCTGCAGGAACAGGTACAGCGCGCGGAAAAATTGGCGACGCTCGGCGAGTTAATGGCCGGCGTCGCGCATGAGATCCGCAATCCGCTGACTGCGATCAAAGGTTTTGTGCAATATCTGAGCGAGACCGACAGCGAGGAAGAGCGCCAGGAATATATGCCGATCATCAGCAAGGAAGTGGATCGGATCAACGCGGTGATTGAAGAGATGCTTTATTTCTCGAAACCGTGTCCGCTGCGTCGCCGTCTTTTGGACTTTAACGCGGTCGTGGCGGCCACGCTGCTGCTTGTTGATAATAAGGCGCGGCGCGGCAAGGTCGTGTTCGTACGGCATCTGGCGGAAGGCTTGCCGGAAGTGGAAGGCGATGAAGAACAGCTGCGTCAGCTACTACTCAATCTGGTGATGAACGCCGTGCAGGCGACCGCGGCGGGCGGTACGGTGGCCGTTCGAACCTGGCGCAAGGCGGAACAGCTTTGTCTTCAGGTATCGGACAATGGCAGCGGCATTTTGCCGGAAAATCTGGCGCAGGTCTATGATCCGTTTTTTACCACGAAACAGAACGGCACCGGGCTTGGTCTGGCGGTGGTACAGCGGATACTGAGCAGTCACGGGGGAAGAATGGAACTGGAAAGCGTCTGGGGTCACGGAACCACGGTGTTGGTGTACCTGCCGCTTACGCAAGGAGGAAGCAAAGATGGTAGAGAAACAATACCGCATTTTGATCGTAGATGA
- a CDS encoding sigma 54-interacting transcriptional regulator: protein MVEKQYRILIVDDEDSVRRLLGAVLRREGYQVETAEDGREGLEKFTLWRPDLVLLDIRMPEMDGMTALGEIRRCQPTAKVILMTAFAAVDTAVTALKQGAFDYIIKPFNLDEVKLLASRAKEMSQMTEEISLLHRELNALYRLDHFLTNSPRMKELCRTVAKVAQSNANVLVTGESGTGKELIANTIHYNSLRRQGPFIKVNCGALPEGLLESELFGHERGAFTGAAGRRIGRFEQAAGGTLLLDEIGEMPSSLQVKLLRVLQEKEFQRLGGSQTLKTDVRVIGATNRSLPKLVEEGTFRQDLFYRLNVVTLELLPLRERPEDVALLANHFLQKFSHDNGRDMLGFDRAAMRLLERHDWPGNVRELANVVERAVIMSTGQIIFPEDLPPGLGSQAETHPQPGYRGAGQSLKERVKEAESGFIREALLHNGGNKVQTARELGISRRSLLYKIQEYGLEHCE from the coding sequence ATGGTAGAGAAACAATACCGCATTTTGATCGTAGATGACGAAGACAGCGTACGGCGCTTGCTCGGTGCGGTCTTGCGCCGCGAAGGCTATCAGGTCGAGACCGCGGAAGACGGGCGGGAAGGACTGGAAAAATTCACGCTCTGGCGGCCCGATCTCGTCCTGCTCGATATCCGGATGCCGGAGATGGACGGCATGACCGCGCTCGGCGAGATCAGGCGCTGCCAGCCGACGGCCAAAGTGATTTTGATGACCGCGTTTGCCGCGGTCGATACCGCGGTGACCGCGCTGAAGCAGGGCGCGTTCGACTATATCATCAAGCCGTTTAATTTGGATGAGGTAAAGCTTTTGGCCAGCCGGGCGAAGGAAATGAGCCAGATGACCGAGGAAATCAGTTTGCTGCACCGCGAATTGAACGCGCTCTACCGGCTGGATCATTTCCTGACCAACAGTCCGCGCATGAAAGAACTTTGCCGGACGGTGGCCAAGGTGGCGCAAAGCAACGCCAATGTGTTGGTGACCGGCGAGAGCGGCACCGGCAAGGAGCTGATCGCCAACACGATTCACTATAACAGTCTCCGGCGGCAGGGACCGTTTATCAAGGTGAACTGCGGCGCACTGCCGGAAGGGCTTTTGGAAAGCGAACTGTTCGGGCATGAAAGAGGTGCGTTTACCGGCGCGGCCGGACGGCGCATCGGGCGCTTCGAGCAGGCCGCGGGCGGCACGCTGCTGCTCGATGAGATCGGCGAAATGCCGTCCAGCCTGCAGGTGAAGCTGCTTCGGGTGCTGCAGGAAAAAGAGTTCCAACGCCTTGGCGGCAGTCAGACGTTGAAGACCGATGTCCGGGTGATCGGCGCGACGAACCGTTCGCTGCCCAAGCTGGTGGAGGAAGGCACGTTCCGCCAGGATCTCTTTTACCGCTTGAATGTGGTGACGCTCGAACTTCTGCCGCTGCGTGAACGGCCGGAAGACGTGGCGCTGTTGGCCAATCATTTTTTGCAGAAGTTTTCCCATGACAACGGACGCGACATGCTCGGTTTCGACCGCGCGGCCATGCGTCTTCTGGAGCGGCACGACTGGCCGGGCAACGTGCGCGAACTGGCGAATGTCGTAGAGCGGGCGGTCATCATGAGTACGGGACAGATCATTTTTCCGGAAGATTTGCCGCCGGGACTGGGCAGCCAGGCGGAGACGCATCCGCAGCCTGGTTATCGAGGGGCGGGGCAGAGTCTGAAAGAGCGCGTGAAGGAGGCGGAAAGCGGCTTCATCCGTGAAGCACTGCTGCATAACGGCGGCAACAAGGTGCAGACGGCGCGAGAACTCGGCATCAGTCGGCGTTCGCTCCTCTATAAGATTCAGGAATATGGCTTAGAACACTGTGAATAA
- the atoD gene encoding acetate CoA-transferase subunit alpha, whose translation MIDKAVGLETAAQHLKDGMVVMVGGFLGTGSPEKLVQILIEKKIKDITLIANDTAFADQGIGQLIVNRQVKKVIASHIGTNPETGKQFMANELEVELVPQGTLAERIRCGGAGLGGVLTPTGVGTVVAEGKEVLRVNGREYLLEVPLRADVALIQAQVADRSGNLVYDKAARNFNPMMAMAADHVIAEVCDLLPPGKFVEPDSVMTPGIVVDQIVSKEGC comes from the coding sequence ATGATTGACAAGGCAGTGGGACTCGAAACGGCGGCGCAGCATTTAAAGGATGGCATGGTCGTTATGGTAGGCGGTTTTCTGGGAACCGGCAGTCCGGAAAAACTGGTGCAGATACTGATCGAGAAAAAGATCAAGGACATCACGCTGATTGCCAATGACACGGCTTTTGCCGACCAGGGCATCGGCCAGCTGATCGTGAACCGACAGGTGAAGAAAGTGATCGCCTCGCATATTGGAACCAATCCGGAGACCGGCAAACAGTTCATGGCTAACGAGCTGGAGGTTGAACTGGTGCCGCAGGGGACGCTCGCGGAACGGATTCGTTGCGGCGGTGCGGGACTCGGCGGCGTGTTGACGCCGACCGGCGTAGGGACCGTGGTTGCGGAGGGCAAAGAGGTGCTGCGCGTGAACGGGCGTGAGTACTTGCTCGAAGTGCCGCTTCGTGCCGATGTGGCGCTAATTCAGGCGCAGGTAGCCGATCGCAGCGGCAATCTTGTCTATGACAAGGCGGCGCGCAACTTTAATCCGATGATGGCGATGGCGGCGGACCATGTTATCGCCGAAGTTTGCGACCTGCTGCCGCCGGGTAAGTTCGTCGAACCCGACTCGGTAATGACGCCCGGTATCGTAGTCGATCAAATCGTCAGCAAGGAGGGCTGCTAA
- a CDS encoding 3-oxoacid CoA-transferase subunit B gives MNAKQRIASRVALEMKDGDVVNLGIGLPTMVTNYLPEDVRVMLQSENGFVGLCAASGEAQPNIVNAGGQPAGLVPGAAMFDSAMSFALIRGGHVDVTVLGGLQVDCAGNLANWMVPGKMVPGMGGAMDLVSGAKNVIVAMEHCAKDGGSKILPECTLPLTGKGVVNLIVTEMAVFKVTANGLVLEEHASGVSVDDIAGCTAASFSVSPYLKEMATDKEGAA, from the coding sequence ATGAATGCCAAACAAAGAATCGCCAGTCGCGTGGCGCTTGAAATGAAAGACGGCGATGTCGTGAATTTGGGGATCGGTTTGCCGACCATGGTGACCAATTATCTGCCGGAGGACGTCAGGGTGATGCTGCAGTCGGAAAACGGTTTTGTCGGCTTGTGCGCCGCAAGCGGCGAAGCGCAGCCGAACATAGTGAACGCGGGCGGACAGCCGGCCGGACTCGTGCCGGGCGCGGCGATGTTCGACAGCGCGATGTCCTTTGCGCTGATCCGGGGCGGGCACGTCGACGTCACGGTGCTAGGCGGCTTGCAGGTCGATTGCGCAGGCAATCTCGCCAACTGGATGGTGCCGGGCAAAATGGTTCCCGGCATGGGCGGCGCGATGGATCTGGTCAGCGGCGCAAAGAACGTCATTGTCGCAATGGAACACTGCGCCAAAGACGGCGGCAGCAAGATCCTGCCCGAATGCACGCTGCCTTTGACCGGCAAAGGCGTCGTGAATCTCATTGTGACCGAAATGGCGGTGTTCAAGGTGACCGCAAACGGGCTGGTGCTTGAAGAACATGCGTCGGGCGTATCGGTTGACGACATTGCCGGATGCACGGCTGCTTCATTTAGCGTCAGTCCTTATCTGAAAGAAATGGCGACGGATAAGGAGGGGGCGGCATGA